The proteins below come from a single Necator americanus strain Aroian chromosome V, whole genome shotgun sequence genomic window:
- a CDS encoding hypothetical protein (NECATOR_CHRV.G19068.T1) produces the protein MDEMENGNRRTVRQEIPCSTEVEDLQDECASCRCECRMRMLADDESLEKSVAMEMRMLRWMIGVTLKDKVSNDTARSIFGVVPITEKMKEARLR, from the coding sequence atggatgaaatggaaaatggcaacaggcgtactgtgcgacaagaaattCCCTGTTcaactgaagtcgaagatctacaggatgAATGTGCGTCCTGTAGATGCGAGTGTCGGATGCGAATGttggccgacgacgaaagccttgaaAAGAGTGTTGCTATGGaaatgcggatgttgaggtggatgataggtgtaacgctaaaagacaaagtatccaacgacactgcacgctccatcttcggcgtcgtcccgataactgagaagatgaaggaggcgcgactgagatga
- a CDS encoding hypothetical protein (NECATOR_CHRV.G19069.T1) has product MEKVIHYFYSDFFDSNVHLPPRHLREDGHVIPKVLPSEFRHAVISAKNRTSDDLDRIKHEHLKYLPPVLINTLARLFTHYLSECKVPKQWKTRTVMLYKK; this is encoded by the coding sequence atgGAAAAGGTAATCCACTACTTCTACTCAGATTTCTTCGACAGCaacgtccacttgcctcctcgtcatctgagggaagatggacatgtcattccaaaggtCCTCCCTTCCGAATTCCGACATGCCGTCATATCAGcgaagaatcgtacttcagACGATCTCGACAGGATCAAGCATGAACATCTAAAGTATCTACcgccagtcctcatcaacacactaGCTAGGCTCTTCACTcattatctgtcggaatgcaaggttcctaagcaatggaaaactaGGACCGTGATGTTGTATAAGAAGTGA
- a CDS encoding hypothetical protein (NECATOR_CHRV.G19070.T1) codes for MVTTTYYVDPRISLIRRITADSRQAATSTRLRIRLIVDQMRPCGCPETQMDSRMDSPFLLCQDQLIILPYPDNDDMTVRGKRRVSKPPREDCLRKL; via the coding sequence ATGGTTACTACTACCTACTACGTagatccacggatctccctcattagaAGGATCACAGCAGATAGTCGCCAGGCTGCCACGTCCACAAGGTTGCGGATAAGGCTAATCGTGGACCAAATGCGACCTTGTGGATGCCCTGAGACGCAGATGGATTCACGGATGGACTCCccgtttctgctgtgccaggatcAGCTCATAATACTACCGTATCCCGACAACGACGACATGACTGTACgaggaaagcgaagagtttcaaaaccaccaagagaggACTGCCTCCGGAAACTTTAG
- a CDS encoding hypothetical protein (NECATOR_CHRV.G19071.T1), with the protein MPRNCFPYFVQINSSTNSHISDHERFCSREPLTVSRIHGTHDPTPVAGNDILEKILPVLVDMQRVREIVILIGTLCPSHVAHVPPFSRKLYCNQDQESEDV; encoded by the exons ATGCCGCGTAACTGTTTTCCATATTTCGTTCAAATAAATTCTTCAACGAACTCGCACATTTCCGATCATGA GCGGTTCTGCTCAAGAGAGCCACTGACGGTCTCGCGTATTCATGGCACACATGACCCAACTCCCGTTGCGGGTAACGATATCCTTGAGAAAATCCTTCCCGTGTTAGTGGACATGCAAAGGGTCAGAGAAATCGTGATCCTTATTGGTACGCTTTGTCCGAGTCACGTAGCTCATGTGCCACCATTTTCGAGAAAACTTTACTGTAACCAAGATCAGGAAAGTGAAGATGTTTGA